The region TACCTTGGTCATTGAACGCCTTGCGAGGATAGGGGATAGCAAGATCATAAGAGCCAAATGCACTTGCTTGGTTCTCATCCACATAGTCTTTTACCATTCTCAAAGTGTTTGTCAGAAGGAACTTCCTTTGTAAGTTAGTGCCATCAAGCAATCGGAGATTTAAATAAACATCAGTTGATTGACTCGAGCAGGAATCTAAAGCATCACTCTTGTCTTCCTCTACAGCATCAGGCTTTTTAACCTGGATGGAGACGGAAACAGTTGCCTTTTCGGCTCTACCTCCTGAATCAATTTTATTGTCCCCTGCAGCACCAGTCTTTTTGTACTGTCGAGATTCAGGTTCCTCACTGCCAATTGCTTGAGAAGCCCCTGTTGTAGGTAGAGAATGATGATCAACTGCATTTAGATTTTTTCCTGGGACAGGACATTCATCTCCAGCTCTAGAAGAAATATGACCAACTCCAGAATCTTTAGGATCATTCACAGCACTAGGTGACTCTTTAGTTGTTTCACACAAAGAGCTGGAGGATTCAACTTCACCAGGAGGAGTTTTGTTGGCTAGTTTGGAAATTTTGTCCTGTGCCAGCACACAGAATATAACATGCTAATATCAGCACACCgtactaaaataaaattctagatcTCAATCAAAGCATTTTGCATATACCTCATGAGCAGGAGGGCCATGATTGTCTGTTGAAAGTGAAGGAACATCCGGTCTTGAAGAACCTCCTTGCTCCAGTGAGGCTGTAGTGTCGTGTGGCTCAGGTTTTCTTGAAGAAAGTGCTGCAGTTAGGAAAGTTGCTGTTGTTTCCtgaaatttgtaataaaatagTACCCATCTAAGGTGAACTGCAAGTGCATTTTAttctataaaaattattagaactTTAGAAGCCAATGCAGAGTGTAATCAACACCATGTCTATGCATGTAAAGTGAAAAACTACCATGATACAATGACCTCTCATGACAGTTGTAAGTCATAGAATGTTTCTTCTTATCTTTGTCTACTCAAGAAAGTAACTGGCAGAAATGAAATCGAACTCTCCTGAAGTTGATATTGAATAAGCTCATATCCATTAATGAAACAATGTTCTGGACTAGAAAATCTTgtaaacaaagataaatatgtgtgCCAATAAGAAGGATGATTTCACACTAACTGGTAGCAATAACATTCACAGAATAACGCGAATACCCCACCACCAGGAATCCAGTAAATGCCATCacttagaattaaaattaatgatagGGAAATATTGGATCATCTAATGATGAAGCCAATTGTTCATCTGGTTCTAAAGATACCTCTACAGTCTACACACAGAAGCAGCAGCACCTGGATCTTTGAATGCCAAATTGTGATGTTCTCTCCATTTATTTTCAAGTATAATACAATCCATTGTGAATATTGAAGTAAAAGACATCATCAATCCATGGAAGGTAACACTGTAAAATCTACTTATAAGGCTCCATCCTGCAACAATGAATCTCAATATAGACTTTTACGATAAGTTAAGCTCATCTCCTATGTCTCTGAATctggattttattttatttaatcaattgaCTAAAATTATGAAAAGGTACATCAATATTTTTCCTATTAACTGAATTTGAGAATTGCTACCTAAATGACTAAGAAATTGACAGATAGTTCATGCTAAATAGGTGGATGGAAATAGAAACAACAGCACTAGAGATGATGGTGAAGGTAGTATGGCAGTAGTGGCTGTGGTGGGGCTTGCCGCTTGCACCCATGTGTTTAGAGAGTGGTAAAAATGATACTGAAAAAGGCGACATAATTGATAATTCAACTCTGTAAAGAGTTGACAACTTGACAATCATATCAACACACTTGTAAGTCCATGTTTAAGGAAGTGCATCAATGACCATTAACTACAATCACAAGGTATATAGTAGACCTACAAACAAATACACTCAAAGGGAGGCTTGCAATTTTACTTTTGATGATAAATGCATCAATGCATGCTGTATATGTAATTTAATGACATGTGTACAGGTCAAGCTGATTGATAGGTAATGCATCACTTCTTTAACATGCTCTCCTGTACATGTATACTTAATCATCAAAAATAGACCACAACTCAACAAACAAGTGTCAGATCAAAGATCAGTCCTACATGACTCGGCACAATTCAAATTGGGAGAACAGGCATCCCTTAGCAGGAGCTGTTCCCATACAATAACCCAAGTTCTGAGGATAAGCTGGCAGGACAGTAAGAGTCGTGCATCACCAACCTGGATATGAAGACTCAACCATGCCTTTTCAAGGCTAGATACCAGAATATCAGCACTGACAAAACCCTCTGCATATAAATTCAATTTGAAAGATATTTATACtccaataaaaataaagttataaaGAAAGTTCTATTCTATTGAAGTTACCATTTTGCCAAAGTTGTACCCCATTGTATCCAATAACTGCAATAGATGGGGTGGATTTATGCGGATCTGCACAGGATGATGCAAGGAAACATGCTATTTTTTCAACTATTTGTGAAACCTTAACTACTCAATGAAACAAAATCTAACACCAGCATTGTCTTGATATCTTACTCT is a window of Diospyros lotus cultivar Yz01 chromosome 10, ASM1463336v1, whole genome shotgun sequence DNA encoding:
- the LOC127811486 gene encoding plant UBX domain-containing protein 11; the encoded protein is MEPSVSSLAYKGTIPEAIAEAKRQKKLFVVHILGNNAESTHLEESTWVDPNVAESVSKYCILLQIPEGSTDAANFSAIYPHKSTPSIAVIGYNGVQLWQNEGFVSADILVSSLEKAWLSLHIQETTATFLTAALSSRKPEPHDTTASLEQGGSSRPDVPSLSTDNHGPPAHEDKISKLANKTPPGEVESSSSLCETTKESPSAVNDPKDSGVGHISSRAGDECPVPGKNLNAVDHHSLPTTGASQAIGSEEPESRQYKKTGAAGDNKIDSGGRAEKATVSVSIQVKKPDAVEEDKSDALDSCSSQSTDVYLNLRLLDGTNLQRKFLLTNTLRMVKDYVDENQASAFGSYDLAIPYPRKAFNDQDLNKTLSELGLFGRQALIVVPLNRATGYHRGGSSSLGQTISTTGQGTLNRSNEGYLGLVKRILSYVNPFSYLGGGASSSNSAQESQSGIWQYRPNPGLQNNLRSTTGRSQTAKSSDQSTLGNNSKSRQPQSTRFGSNIHTLKHEEDDSRFSDRNAFWNGNSTQYGGGDNDAK